One Nocardioides oleivorans DNA segment encodes these proteins:
- a CDS encoding CsbD family protein, giving the protein MGLDDKIGNKAEELKGKTKEATGKATDDEELQAEGKSDQAGANLKQAGEKIKDVFKG; this is encoded by the coding sequence ATGGGACTCGACGACAAGATCGGCAACAAGGCCGAGGAGCTCAAGGGCAAGACCAAGGAAGCCACGGGCAAGGCGACCGACGACGAGGAGCTCCAGGCCGAGGGCAAGAGCGACCAGGCCGGCGCCAACCTCAAGCAGGCCGGCGAGAAGATCAAGGACGTCTTCAAGGGCTGA
- a CDS encoding DICT sensory domain-containing protein gives MPEHEHGFSIGTLAARTGLTPTVLRTWDRRFGFPEGTRSTAGHRRFSDLDVEQVREVAEARSTGVSLQAAIDAVRRRHEDAPESVHAVLVRDFPHLGVQRLGRRALVAVSQALEDESLARADRPVVLGAFQEGHRYAGSRHRWDELGRTASWAAVVADFDDDLPADPSATPARCQLPAGSPLRREWTVVSVSAGLAAVVSAWEVPVAPGSEAVYESVISSQRPVALAAARVLAAAAGSAGARPPAAVDRLLGEPGRTAPPGGADPDRMWVRALARLDPGA, from the coding sequence ATGCCGGAGCACGAGCACGGGTTCAGCATCGGGACGCTCGCCGCCCGCACGGGCCTCACCCCGACCGTGCTGCGCACCTGGGACCGCCGCTTCGGGTTCCCGGAGGGCACGCGCTCGACGGCGGGCCACCGCAGGTTCAGCGACCTCGACGTCGAGCAGGTGCGCGAGGTCGCCGAGGCGCGCTCGACCGGCGTCTCCCTGCAGGCCGCGATCGACGCGGTACGCCGACGACACGAGGACGCACCCGAGTCGGTGCACGCGGTGCTGGTGCGCGACTTCCCGCACCTCGGCGTGCAGCGCCTCGGTCGGCGCGCACTGGTGGCGGTCTCGCAGGCGTTGGAGGACGAGTCCCTCGCCCGCGCCGACCGGCCGGTGGTGCTCGGCGCGTTCCAGGAGGGGCACCGCTACGCGGGCTCGCGTCACCGGTGGGACGAGCTGGGACGCACGGCGTCGTGGGCAGCGGTCGTCGCGGACTTCGACGACGACCTGCCGGCCGACCCGTCGGCGACGCCTGCGCGGTGCCAGCTGCCCGCAGGGTCCCCGTTGCGTCGTGAGTGGACCGTCGTGTCCGTGAGCGCCGGTCTCGCCGCGGTCGTCTCGGCGTGGGAGGTGCCGGTCGCGCCGGGGAGCGAGGCCGTCTACGAGTCGGTGATCAGCAGCCAGCGACCGGTCGCGCTGGCCGCGGCGCGGGTGCTCGCCGCGGCGGCGGGCTCGGCGGGGGCACGGCCCCCGGCGGCCGTCGACCGCCTGCTCGGCGAGCCCGGCCGGACGGCTCCCCCGGGCGGGGCCGACCCGGACCGGATGTGGGTGCGAGCGCTGGCGCGACTCGACCCGGGCGCCTGA
- a CDS encoding DUF7218 family protein yields MAEKKKDARPSVKDDEVYEALRDEGASKEKAARIANAAANEGRSKVGERGGEATDYEDRTVAELRERAAELDIEGRSSMTKDELVEALRHH; encoded by the coding sequence ATGGCCGAGAAGAAGAAGGATGCGCGCCCGTCCGTCAAGGACGACGAGGTCTACGAGGCCCTGCGCGACGAGGGTGCCAGCAAGGAGAAGGCCGCCCGCATCGCGAACGCGGCAGCCAACGAGGGACGCTCGAAGGTCGGCGAGCGCGGTGGCGAGGCCACCGACTACGAGGACCGCACCGTCGCGGAGCTGCGCGAGCGTGCGGCCGAGCTCGACATCGAGGGCCGCTCGTCGATGACGAAGGACGAGCTGGTCGAGGCCCTGCGCCACCACTGA
- a CDS encoding SRPBCC family protein: MPSITRAFATTASPEAAFDYLADFRNAEGWDPGTKTCQRTGGDGGVGTTYRNVSGFLGREVELTYTTAELVPGRLVLLTGSNDSFDGHDRFEIERSGDATRITYNAEMHFSGASRLASHLVAAYLPILAKKTVDQLRDCLDRLSA; the protein is encoded by the coding sequence ATGCCGTCCATCACGCGTGCGTTCGCCACCACCGCCAGCCCCGAGGCGGCGTTCGACTACCTCGCCGACTTCCGCAACGCCGAGGGCTGGGACCCGGGCACGAAGACCTGCCAGCGGACCGGCGGCGACGGCGGGGTCGGGACGACGTACCGCAACGTCTCCGGCTTCCTGGGCCGCGAGGTCGAGTTGACCTACACCACGGCCGAGCTGGTGCCCGGGCGACTGGTCCTGCTGACCGGCAGCAACGACTCCTTCGACGGGCACGACCGCTTCGAGATCGAGCGGTCCGGCGACGCCACCCGGATCACCTACAACGCCGAGATGCACTTCTCCGGCGCCTCGAGGCTCGCCTCGCACCTGGTCGCGGCCTACCTCCCGATCCTGGCGAAGAAGACCGTCGACCAGCTGCGCGACTGCCTCGACCGGCTGTCTGCCTGA
- a CDS encoding TetR/AcrR family transcriptional regulator: MADRNEILGAAQGAFNADPSASMSAVAEAAGISRATLHRHFDSREALLVELGTRSLDQWAGRLDEVDAEALAASGDAPAIRAALETLVLGYVDDSDGFGFALTDHVILANADLEERTRVLADREAVLFAAAQRVGVLRPDLPPRWFGHAIYGLLVSAREAVRIGDVARRDVGHLVLSSLLAGIVQPATTRNRSTP, from the coding sequence ATGGCAGACCGCAACGAGATCCTGGGCGCCGCCCAGGGTGCGTTCAACGCCGACCCCTCCGCCTCGATGTCCGCGGTCGCCGAAGCCGCCGGCATCAGCCGCGCGACCCTGCACCGGCACTTCGACTCGCGCGAGGCGCTGCTCGTCGAGCTCGGCACCCGGTCGCTCGACCAGTGGGCCGGCCGGCTCGACGAGGTCGACGCCGAGGCGCTCGCGGCGTCCGGCGACGCCCCGGCGATCCGGGCCGCGCTCGAGACCCTCGTCCTCGGCTACGTCGACGACTCCGACGGTTTCGGCTTCGCACTGACCGACCACGTGATCCTCGCCAACGCCGACCTCGAGGAGCGCACCCGAGTGCTCGCCGACCGCGAGGCCGTGCTGTTCGCCGCGGCCCAGCGCGTCGGCGTGCTCCGTCCGGACCTGCCGCCGCGGTGGTTCGGCCATGCGATCTACGGCCTCCTCGTCTCCGCGCGCGAGGCCGTCCGCATCGGCGACGTCGCCCGGCGCGACGTCGGCCACCTCGTCCTCTCCTCCCTGCTCGCAGGGATCGTCCAGCCCGCAACGACCCGGAACAGAAGCACGCCATGA
- a CDS encoding MFS transporter, which translates to MTDLIPNTSDTAKTASDPRRWWALAVLAASLLVVVMDMTILNVALPEMSAELELTSVSQLWVVDAYALALAGLLIPVTALGDRWGRKRMLVTGYAAFAVGSVAILWADSAAAVIAIRALLGIGGAMVMPSTLSLIRSVFADARERTLALSIWGASAALGGAVGPVVGGALLEHFSWHSAFLVNVPLMAVAIVAGVWLLRENRSPRPGRIDAVGVLLSAGGMTAFVYAVKQLGKHGPSLATLALLVLGVAMLTAFVRAALASDRPMLDVRLFANPVLRAGVVAALASSVAMASVLFVGSQWLQLVDGRTPLQAGLALLPLAVGAIIASPFAPALAERSSPRIVLAGGLLVLSAGLGLLALLPATYPFVAVAFAVVGLGTSALGLGSALIMGVASDDQAGSAAAVEEITYELGAVLGITFLGSLVGAVYRAGLPSGADGAVRESVAGAVGGPWFADAADAFVTAFASVGAVGALLTALAAYAVWRLVPADLSLDDVHH; encoded by the coding sequence ATGACCGACCTGATCCCGAACACCTCCGACACCGCGAAGACCGCCTCCGACCCCCGTCGCTGGTGGGCGCTCGCCGTCCTCGCCGCCAGCCTGCTGGTGGTCGTGATGGACATGACCATCCTCAACGTCGCCCTGCCCGAGATGTCCGCCGAGCTGGAGCTCACCTCGGTGTCGCAGCTGTGGGTCGTCGACGCGTACGCCCTCGCGCTCGCCGGGCTCCTCATCCCGGTCACCGCGCTCGGCGACCGGTGGGGCCGCAAGCGGATGCTGGTCACGGGCTACGCCGCCTTCGCCGTCGGCTCGGTCGCGATCCTGTGGGCCGACAGCGCGGCCGCCGTCATCGCGATCCGCGCGCTGCTCGGCATCGGCGGCGCGATGGTGATGCCGTCGACGCTCTCGCTGATCCGCTCGGTCTTCGCCGACGCCCGCGAGCGCACGCTCGCCCTCAGCATCTGGGGTGCATCCGCCGCGCTCGGTGGCGCCGTGGGCCCGGTCGTCGGTGGTGCGCTGCTCGAGCACTTCAGCTGGCACTCGGCGTTCCTGGTCAACGTGCCCCTGATGGCCGTCGCGATCGTGGCCGGCGTGTGGCTGCTGCGCGAGAACCGGTCACCGCGCCCGGGCCGGATCGACGCCGTCGGCGTGCTCCTGTCCGCGGGCGGCATGACCGCGTTCGTCTACGCCGTCAAGCAGCTCGGCAAGCACGGGCCGTCGCTCGCCACGCTGGCGCTGCTCGTCCTCGGCGTCGCCATGCTCACCGCCTTCGTCCGCGCCGCCCTCGCGTCCGACCGGCCGATGCTCGACGTGCGCCTGTTCGCCAACCCGGTGCTGCGTGCCGGTGTCGTCGCGGCCCTCGCCAGCAGCGTGGCGATGGCGTCGGTGCTCTTCGTCGGCAGCCAGTGGCTGCAGCTCGTCGACGGGCGTACGCCGCTGCAGGCCGGCCTCGCGCTCCTGCCGCTCGCGGTCGGCGCGATCATCGCCTCCCCGTTCGCCCCGGCGCTCGCCGAGCGCTCCAGTCCGCGGATCGTGCTCGCGGGCGGGCTGCTCGTCCTGTCCGCCGGGCTCGGGCTGCTCGCGCTGCTGCCGGCGACGTACCCCTTCGTCGCCGTGGCGTTCGCCGTCGTCGGCCTTGGCACCTCGGCCCTGGGCCTGGGCTCCGCGCTGATCATGGGCGTGGCGTCCGACGACCAGGCCGGCTCGGCCGCGGCCGTCGAGGAGATCACCTACGAGCTCGGCGCCGTCCTGGGCATCACCTTCCTCGGCAGCCTCGTCGGCGCGGTCTACCGGGCCGGCCTGCCCTCCGGGGCCGACGGCGCGGTGCGCGAGTCGGTGGCCGGCGCGGTCGGCGGACCGTGGTTCGCCGACGCGGCCGACGCGTTCGTGACGGCCTTCGCCTCGGTCGGAGCGGTGGGCGCGCTCCTCACCGCGCTGGCGGCGTACGCCGTGTGGCGGCTCGTGCCGGCCGACCTCTCCCTGGACGACGTGCACCACTGA
- a CDS encoding MarR family winged helix-turn-helix transcriptional regulator gives MTDHDVLDELVCFDLYAASRAMTQRYRPLLEAHGLTYPQYLVVVLLGGTGPSSIKSLAGTLRLDHATLTPLLRRMEDAGLVGRRRDPDDGRSSLIELTDLGREAWAGAEAVQCRIVEDLDMSPDDVRALQVTLRAITASMDRAVASEA, from the coding sequence ATGACCGATCACGACGTCCTCGACGAGCTGGTGTGCTTCGACCTCTACGCCGCCTCGCGTGCCATGACTCAGCGCTACCGACCGCTGCTCGAGGCGCACGGGCTCACCTATCCGCAGTACCTCGTCGTGGTGCTGCTGGGCGGCACCGGCCCGAGCTCGATCAAGTCGCTCGCCGGCACGCTGCGCCTCGACCACGCCACCCTCACCCCGCTGCTGCGCCGGATGGAGGACGCCGGCCTCGTGGGTCGTCGGCGCGACCCCGACGACGGCCGGTCGTCGCTCATCGAGCTGACCGACCTCGGCCGCGAGGCCTGGGCCGGCGCCGAGGCCGTGCAGTGCCGGATCGTCGAGGACCTCGACATGTCGCCCGACGACGTGCGCGCCCTCCAGGTCACGCTGCGCGCGATCACCGCGTCGATGGACCGGGCCGTCGCCAGCGAGGCCTGA
- a CDS encoding alpha/beta fold hydrolase: MSTISANDITLSYTDSGGTGRPVVLIHGWPLSGASWSGQVSALTDAGYRVITYDRRGFGDSDKPADGYDYDTFAADLAGLLDGLDVTDATIVGFSMGGGEVARYLGTYGSGRIRSAVLAGAVPPYLLKTDDNPDGGLGEEDVAGMEEGARTDRENFLDGFTTNFFSVDGELVVTEEQRQEALALEKPARDEAVVGCIGAFGRTDFRDDLAKVDVPTLVIHGDSDAIVPFEVSGKRSAEAIADSTLVVVPAAPHGFNVSHRDEFNSALLEFLAR; this comes from the coding sequence ATGTCCACCATCTCCGCGAACGACATCACCCTCAGCTACACCGACAGCGGCGGCACCGGTCGCCCGGTCGTCCTCATCCACGGCTGGCCGCTCAGCGGCGCCTCCTGGTCCGGCCAGGTGTCGGCCCTGACCGACGCCGGCTACCGCGTCATCACCTACGACCGGCGCGGCTTCGGCGACTCCGACAAGCCGGCCGACGGCTATGACTACGACACCTTCGCCGCCGACCTCGCCGGGCTGCTCGACGGCCTCGACGTCACCGACGCGACGATCGTCGGGTTCTCGATGGGCGGCGGTGAGGTCGCCCGCTACCTCGGCACCTACGGCTCCGGCCGGATCCGGTCCGCCGTGCTCGCCGGCGCCGTCCCGCCCTACCTGCTCAAGACCGACGACAACCCGGACGGTGGCCTCGGCGAGGAGGACGTCGCCGGCATGGAGGAGGGCGCCCGGACCGACCGGGAGAACTTCCTCGACGGCTTCACGACGAACTTCTTCAGCGTCGACGGCGAGCTCGTGGTCACGGAGGAGCAGCGCCAGGAGGCGCTGGCCCTGGAGAAGCCCGCACGCGACGAGGCGGTCGTCGGCTGCATCGGCGCCTTCGGCCGCACGGACTTCCGCGACGACCTCGCGAAGGTCGACGTACCGACCCTCGTCATCCACGGCGACTCCGACGCCATCGTGCCCTTCGAGGTCTCGGGCAAGCGCTCGGCCGAGGCGATCGCCGACAGCACCCTCGTCGTCGTACCGGCTGCGCCGCACGGCTTCAACGTCAGCCACCGCGACGAGTTCAACAGCGCGCTGCTGGAGTTCCTCGCGCGCTGA
- a CDS encoding TIGR03618 family F420-dependent PPOX class oxidoreductase, giving the protein MSTAPAVLLDDALLELLRSAATCYVATTMPDGSPQLTQTWVDVDASGAHVLVNTVATHQKTRNIARDPRVAVAVSDPANPSRYHEIRGLVVSTTTEGAVDHIEALSQRYTGQPYPW; this is encoded by the coding sequence ATGAGCACCGCCCCCGCCGTCCTGCTCGATGACGCCCTGCTCGAGCTCCTGCGCTCGGCTGCCACCTGCTACGTCGCCACGACCATGCCGGACGGTTCGCCCCAGCTGACGCAGACCTGGGTCGACGTCGACGCCTCGGGAGCCCACGTGCTCGTCAACACGGTCGCCACCCACCAGAAGACCCGCAACATCGCGCGGGACCCTCGCGTCGCGGTGGCCGTGTCGGATCCCGCGAACCCCAGTCGCTACCACGAGATCAGGGGCCTCGTGGTGAGCACCACGACCGAGGGCGCGGTGGACCACATCGAGGCGCTGTCGCAGCGCTACACCGGTCAGCCCTATCCCTGGTAG